From Lycium ferocissimum isolate CSIRO_LF1 chromosome 12, AGI_CSIRO_Lferr_CH_V1, whole genome shotgun sequence, one genomic window encodes:
- the LOC132040949 gene encoding MOB kinase activator-like 1A isoform X1 — protein MSLFGLGRNQRTFRPKKSAPSGSKGAQLRKHIDATLGSGNLREAVRLPPGEDINEWLAVNTVDFFNQVNLLYGTLTEFCTPENCPTMTAGPKYEYRWADGVQIKKPIEVSAPKYVEYLMDWIETQLDDESLFPQRLGAPFPPNFKDVVKTIFKRLFRVYAHIYHSHFQKIVSLKEEAHLNTCFKHFILFTHEFGLIDKKELAPLQELIESIIVPY, from the exons GAATCAGAGAACATTCCGGCCCAAAAAGAGTGCACCCTCAGGGAGTAAG GGGGCACAATTAAGAAAGCACATTGATGCCACATTAGGCAGCGGAAACTTGAGAGAGGCCGTAAGGCTTCCTCCCGGGGAAGATATTAATGAATGGCTAGCTGTCAACA CTGTGGATTTCTTCAACCAGGTGAATCTGCTTTATGGCACCCTCACTGAATTCTGTACGCCAGAAAACTGCCCTACAATGACTGCAGGCCCCAA GTATGAGTATAGGTGGGCTGATGGTGTACAGATTAAGAAGCCTATTGAAGTTTCCGCTCCAAAGTATGTTGAATATTTGATGGACTGGATTGAAACTCAATTGGATGATGAATCTTTATTTCCTCAAAGGCTTG GCGCACCTTTTCCTCCGAACTTCAAGGATGTTGTCAAGACAATATTTAAACGCCTCTTTCGCGTATATGCACATATTTATCACTCCCATTTTCAGAAGATTGTGAGTCTTAAGGAGGAAGCCCATTTGAATACGTGCTTCAAGCATTTCATACTCTTCACCCAT GAATTTGGGCTGATTGACAAAAAGGAGCTGGCTCCACTGCAAGAGCTCATAGAATCTATTATTGTTCCTTACTGA
- the LOC132040949 gene encoding MOB kinase activator-like 1A isoform X2, translating to MTAGPKYEYRWADGVQIKKPIEVSAPKYVEYLMDWIETQLDDESLFPQRLGAPFPPNFKDVVKTIFKRLFRVYAHIYHSHFQKIVSLKEEAHLNTCFKHFILFTHEFGLIDKKELAPLQELIESIIVPY from the exons ATGACTGCAGGCCCCAA GTATGAGTATAGGTGGGCTGATGGTGTACAGATTAAGAAGCCTATTGAAGTTTCCGCTCCAAAGTATGTTGAATATTTGATGGACTGGATTGAAACTCAATTGGATGATGAATCTTTATTTCCTCAAAGGCTTG GCGCACCTTTTCCTCCGAACTTCAAGGATGTTGTCAAGACAATATTTAAACGCCTCTTTCGCGTATATGCACATATTTATCACTCCCATTTTCAGAAGATTGTGAGTCTTAAGGAGGAAGCCCATTTGAATACGTGCTTCAAGCATTTCATACTCTTCACCCAT GAATTTGGGCTGATTGACAAAAAGGAGCTGGCTCCACTGCAAGAGCTCATAGAATCTATTATTGTTCCTTACTGA